A single window of Leptolyngbya ohadii IS1 DNA harbors:
- a CDS encoding class I SAM-dependent methyltransferase — translation MLAVIQCHPIVRKVIVPALESIAQSDPLGWYRNRNWHQEYEKFANPCISYPEYYKNSNFHGIQGGYLCVEAAMSYDPISQWLLLPSETLIRRCLINSVQRQPKRILDIGCGTGSMTVMLKQTFPNAEVIGIDLSPYMLTRAAEKTIQKKLSIHYYQQNAEATLFPDSSFDLVTLSLVLHETPADVSQNVLQEAHRLLSDRGEIAILNGNQQNLQKHWVHSVFEEPYIGDYAAGCIDRWLAFAGFQSIQTHSIWRMQQISHAVKVNQ, via the coding sequence ATGCTTGCGGTAATTCAATGTCATCCGATTGTCAGAAAAGTAATTGTACCTGCCCTTGAATCGATCGCTCAATCCGACCCGCTCGGCTGGTATCGTAACCGGAACTGGCATCAAGAATACGAGAAATTTGCCAATCCTTGCATATCCTATCCAGAGTATTACAAGAATAGTAACTTTCATGGAATTCAAGGTGGATATTTGTGTGTCGAAGCAGCAATGTCATATGACCCCATTAGCCAATGGTTGCTATTGCCCAGTGAAACACTGATCCGTCGTTGCCTCATTAATTCAGTGCAGAGACAACCAAAACGTATTCTCGATATAGGGTGCGGTACAGGATCAATGACTGTCATGCTCAAACAGACTTTTCCTAACGCTGAAGTAATTGGCATCGACTTATCGCCCTACATGCTTACCAGGGCAGCAGAAAAGACCATTCAAAAGAAATTATCAATTCACTACTATCAGCAAAATGCAGAAGCAACACTTTTTCCAGACAGCTCTTTCGATCTCGTAACTCTATCTCTAGTACTGCACGAAACACCAGCAGATGTGTCGCAAAACGTCCTACAGGAAGCTCACCGGCTTCTGAGCGATCGGGGAGAAATTGCTATTCTGAATGGCAATCAACAGAATCTACAAAAACACTGGGTTCATTCAGTTTTCGAGGAACCCTACATTGGGGACTATGCCGCTGGTTGTATCGACCGATGGCTCGCCTTCGCCGGATTTCAATCAATTCAAACCCATTCAATTTGGCGGATGCAGCAAATTTCCCATGCAGTTAAAGTTAATCAATAG